One window of Deltaproteobacteria bacterium genomic DNA carries:
- a CDS encoding thrombospondin type 3 repeat-containing protein, translating into MLKQNCLKPAVVVFFSLQFLFLPKAFAPPPDTDGDGFANNVDNCPSEANPDQANSDADSRGDLCDNCVTVSNQDQANNDTDDLGDACDNCDDDWNDDQTDTDGDGIGDECDDCPNDAANDADGDGVCGDVDNCPTNANADQANDDGDTFGNDCDVCPVDALNDSDGDGVCDGGDNCLNLANADQADLDSDGQGNSCDSCPSDPENDQEGDGVCGNLDNCRAVANADQKDSDQDGIGDACDACVLDPDNDKDGDGVCGSASTTSSKGPEEGSGAGETPNGGGVVEDPSGSGSSIDQVGGGGGGCSLAPEELW; encoded by the coding sequence TTGTTGAAACAGAACTGCCTAAAGCCAGCGGTTGTCGTCTTTTTTTCCCTTCAGTTTCTCTTTTTGCCAAAGGCGTTTGCCCCTCCCCCGGATACTGATGGGGATGGCTTTGCCAACAACGTCGATAACTGTCCCAGTGAAGCCAATCCGGATCAGGCCAACTCCGATGCCGATAGCCGCGGCGATCTCTGTGATAATTGTGTGACTGTTTCCAATCAGGATCAGGCGAATAACGATACGGATGATCTGGGAGACGCCTGTGACAATTGTGATGACGACTGGAACGACGATCAGACCGATACGGATGGCGATGGTATCGGGGATGAGTGTGACGACTGCCCGAATGATGCGGCCAACGACGCCGATGGGGATGGGGTCTGTGGGGACGTTGACAACTGCCCGACAAATGCCAACGCGGATCAGGCCAATGACGATGGTGATACCTTTGGTAATGACTGTGACGTTTGTCCCGTGGATGCCCTCAATGATTCGGATGGGGATGGCGTTTGTGACGGCGGCGACAACTGCCTGAATTTGGCCAATGCCGATCAGGCCGATCTGGATAGTGACGGCCAGGGGAATTCCTGCGACAGTTGTCCCTCCGACCCAGAGAATGATCAGGAGGGGGACGGGGTCTGCGGGAATCTGGACAATTGCCGGGCTGTGGCCAATGCCGATCAGAAAGATTCCGATCAGGATGGGATCGGGGATGCCTGCGACGCCTGTGTCCTGGATCCTGACAATGACAAGGATGGGGATGGGGTCTGTGGGTCGGCCTCAACGACCTCCTCGAAGGGCCCGGAAGAGGGGAGTGGTGCGGGGGAGACCCCTAACGGCGGTGGTGTTGTTGAGGACCCCTCAGGTTCCGGAAGCAGTATTGACCAGGTTGGCGGCGGTGGGGGAGGGTGTAGTTTGGCCCCTGAGGAATTATGGTAG
- the folE gene encoding GTP cyclohydrolase I FolE: MPQKKNKIIELSYDRLHPDRQKELEGSVDRILSLLGENPEREGLLKTPKRVAKALQFLTKGYHENLEEIINGALFTEDHEEMVTMKDIALYSLCEHHLLPFFGKCHIAYIPSKKILGISKLARLVDMFARRLQVQERMTNQIADTLQEVLDPMGVAVVIEAEHLCMQMRGVQKRGSVVVTSAMLGAFRKRQETRQEFMNLIR; the protein is encoded by the coding sequence ATGCCTCAGAAGAAAAACAAGATTATCGAGCTATCCTACGACAGGCTTCATCCAGATCGGCAAAAGGAGTTGGAGGGTTCTGTCGACCGGATCCTCTCCCTTTTGGGCGAGAATCCGGAGAGGGAAGGGCTCCTCAAAACCCCAAAACGGGTTGCCAAGGCCCTCCAGTTTTTGACAAAAGGGTATCACGAGAATCTGGAAGAGATCATCAACGGGGCCCTCTTTACCGAAGACCACGAAGAGATGGTGACGATGAAGGATATCGCCCTCTACAGTCTGTGTGAGCATCACCTCCTTCCCTTTTTTGGAAAATGCCACATCGCCTATATCCCCAGTAAAAAAATCCTGGGGATTAGCAAACTCGCCCGGCTGGTCGATATGTTTGCCCGACGTCTTCAGGTCCAGGAACGAATGACCAATCAGATTGCCGATACCTTGCAAGAGGTCCTGGACCCGATGGGGGTGGCTGTTGTTATTGAAGCGGAGCACCTCTGCATGCAGATGCGAGGGGTCCAGAAGAGGGGATCGGTAGTGGTGACCTCCGCCATGCTCGGCGCCTTTCGAAAGAGACAGGAAACCCGGCAGGAATTTATGAATTTGATCAGGTAG
- a CDS encoding DNA integrity scanning protein DisA nucleotide-binding domain protein, whose amino-acid sequence MKSTNKVMLENACRVAKSARAKAVFVLVDALDHIVLDVEAPKGCPFIPVTRRGPDEIRESFPEELRGMLDRTIHIPKIDMTRMGTIKIGVMLALSKRLIKLGDKIVFLTGSTEMATLDSILIIDTARETEILTTQAIGGIADNVKSEVFQEALNLSIELASRGREGKPIGTIFVLGDEDKVMQLSKQMIINPFKGYTEEERNILNPTLKETLREFSAIDGAFVISGDGLVLTAGRYLSTAGDNESLPQGLGARHIAAAGITALTRAITIAISESTGDVRIFKDGKILMEIEKPVRV is encoded by the coding sequence ATGAAATCAACGAATAAGGTCATGCTGGAAAATGCCTGTCGGGTTGCCAAATCGGCGAGGGCCAAGGCGGTCTTTGTCCTTGTCGATGCCCTCGATCATATCGTTTTGGATGTCGAGGCTCCCAAAGGGTGTCCTTTCATTCCGGTCACGCGCCGTGGCCCGGATGAAATCCGTGAAAGTTTTCCGGAAGAGTTGAGAGGAATGCTGGACCGAACCATCCATATCCCAAAAATTGACATGACACGGATGGGAACAATCAAGATCGGCGTCATGCTCGCCCTCTCCAAACGTCTGATCAAACTGGGGGACAAGATTGTCTTTCTCACCGGCTCGACTGAAATGGCCACCCTGGACAGTATCCTCATCATCGACACGGCCCGGGAGACCGAGATCCTCACAACACAGGCGATCGGCGGGATTGCCGACAATGTCAAATCGGAGGTCTTTCAGGAGGCGTTGAATCTCTCCATCGAACTGGCCAGCCGGGGACGTGAAGGGAAACCGATCGGCACCATCTTCGTCCTCGGGGATGAGGACAAGGTCATGCAACTCTCAAAACAGATGATCATCAACCCCTTCAAGGGGTATACCGAGGAGGAAAGAAATATCCTCAACCCGACCCTCAAGGAAACACTCCGAGAGTTCTCAGCCATCGACGGGGCCTTCGTCATCTCTGGCGACGGTCTGGTGTTGACCGCTGGTCGTTACCTGAGCACCGCCGGTGACAACGAAAGCCTGCCGCAGGGTCTCGGCGCCCGCCATATCGCCGCCGCAGGAATAACAGCCTTGACAAGGGCGATCACGATTGCCATATCAGAGTCCACCGGTGATGTCCGGATCTTCAAGGATGGCAAGATCTTGATGGAGATTGAGAAACCGGTTCGAGTGTAA
- a CDS encoding metallophosphoesterase, with product MKIRLVVSDFHIGKGKLLPDGSFNHLEDFFYDKQFVEFMKYYRTGEFEKAEVELVCNGDFFNHLNLDMSIVNPDMISEKSAVWRMEQIFKGHPELFGEMRSFTRTPGHRVLFMLGNHDPGLLWPAVAAFLKQNLADNVEVRLEPYFEGGVHIEHGHRFFADSAFDAKHLFLRQNLPEPIVNLPWGSLFVIHYLSRVKKERPYFDKVYPTEHYIRWALVHDTRFAIKSIIRILHYFITFRFTKDPSRRSPFLQTLKILKEMAMAPELDRQAKKILLTRKDCHVVICGHTHQYVFRQFLADKVYINTGLWNEKVNLDPPFLGRTVRLTYAYVEWEGEKPRPFLKEWKGAHQITEEVYY from the coding sequence ATGAAAATTAGACTTGTGGTAAGTGACTTTCATATCGGGAAAGGGAAACTCCTGCCGGACGGGAGTTTTAACCATCTTGAAGATTTCTTTTATGACAAGCAGTTTGTCGAATTCATGAAATATTACCGGACCGGAGAATTTGAAAAGGCGGAGGTCGAACTGGTCTGTAACGGGGACTTTTTTAACCACCTGAATCTGGACATGTCGATTGTCAATCCCGACATGATTTCCGAGAAATCAGCTGTTTGGAGGATGGAGCAGATTTTCAAAGGGCATCCGGAACTCTTCGGGGAGATGAGGAGTTTTACACGAACCCCCGGGCATCGTGTCCTTTTTATGCTTGGGAATCATGACCCGGGCCTCCTCTGGCCCGCTGTGGCGGCCTTTTTAAAACAAAATCTTGCCGATAATGTCGAGGTCCGGCTGGAGCCCTACTTTGAAGGGGGGGTTCATATTGAACACGGGCACCGCTTTTTTGCCGACAGCGCCTTTGACGCAAAACATCTTTTTCTGAGGCAGAATCTCCCGGAGCCAATCGTCAACCTGCCGTGGGGCTCTCTTTTCGTGATTCATTACTTGAGCCGGGTGAAAAAGGAACGTCCCTATTTTGACAAGGTCTATCCCACGGAGCATTATATCCGCTGGGCCCTCGTGCATGACACCCGTTTTGCGATCAAGTCGATCATTCGGATCCTTCACTATTTTATTACTTTTCGGTTTACCAAGGATCCCTCCCGTCGGTCCCCTTTTTTACAGACCCTAAAAATCCTCAAGGAGATGGCGATGGCCCCGGAGCTGGACCGGCAGGCCAAGAAGATCCTGCTGACCCGAAAGGATTGCCATGTCGTGATCTGTGGTCACACGCACCAGTATGTTTTCAGACAATTCCTCGCGGACAAGGTTTATATCAATACCGGTTTGTGGAATGAGAAGGTGAATCTGGACCCCCCCTTTTTGGGACGGACCGTTCGCTTGACCTATGCCTATGTCGAGTGGGAAGGGGAAAAACCGCGCCCCTTTCTCAAGGAGTGGAAGGGGGCCCACCAAATTACCGAAGAGGTTTACTACTAG
- the trmB gene encoding tRNA (guanosine(46)-N7)-methyltransferase TrmB, with the protein MSMVSTEPIFEFYPSQEFRNHSSLLLEIGPGRGDFLFHLSQENPNQPIVAIEYKRKRFEKLIERTRKKERGNISLILGDAREALPLFFHEEQLEKIFIFHPDPWPKRRHAKHRLIQPDFLKILAGKMKKGGLLTIQTDDAPYAAWIESSLKTIDCWVSSEAPQRSVRTLYEEKMQGKLIFTFTLKKC; encoded by the coding sequence ATGTCTATGGTTTCGACCGAACCGATTTTTGAGTTTTACCCAAGCCAGGAATTCCGTAATCACTCCTCCCTTCTTCTGGAGATCGGCCCGGGCCGGGGGGATTTTTTGTTTCACCTCTCTCAAGAAAACCCAAACCAGCCGATTGTGGCGATTGAGTACAAACGAAAGCGGTTTGAAAAATTGATCGAAAGGACACGGAAAAAAGAACGGGGCAACATCTCTCTGATCCTCGGGGATGCCAGGGAGGCCTTGCCCCTTTTCTTTCACGAAGAGCAGTTGGAGAAAATCTTTATCTTCCATCCGGATCCCTGGCCGAAGAGGCGCCATGCCAAACACCGGTTGATCCAGCCGGACTTTTTAAAAATTCTGGCGGGAAAGATGAAAAAAGGGGGGCTCCTCACCATCCAGACCGATGACGCCCCTTATGCCGCCTGGATCGAATCCTCCCTGAAAACGATTGACTGTTGGGTTTCCTCAGAAGCCCCACAAAGATCGGTCAGGACCCTTTATGAGGAAAAGATGCAAGGGAAACTGATCTTTACATTTACATTAAAGAAATGTTAG
- the xerD gene encoding site-specific tyrosine recombinase XerD produces MDTLLDGYLNHLRVEKGLSWNTVSSYSSDLVHFFSFLQGDSPKAKKIGSIVAVGEKKLTEYLLGLSRKGIKSRSLARKLVSLRQFFDYCIAEKFLKKNPAESILFPKIGRRLPNLLSYPEMEELLALPPDQKKEGIRDRALLELLYACGLRISELVHLKMTDINFEKGYLIVLGKGNKERLVPVGRKALDSVRLYLEQVRTGWAKCKGGSRTAPTSPYIFLSKRGTGLTRQAVWQSLRRYALVSSIHKKVSPHTLRHSFATHLLERGADLRAVQTLLGHADIATTEIYTHVSMKHLKDLYKKFHPRA; encoded by the coding sequence ATGGATACTCTTCTCGACGGTTATCTCAATCATCTCCGGGTCGAAAAAGGGCTCTCTTGGAATACTGTTTCCTCCTACTCCAGTGACCTTGTCCATTTCTTTTCCTTCCTCCAGGGTGATTCACCCAAGGCCAAAAAAATTGGCTCCATCGTGGCCGTTGGGGAAAAAAAACTGACCGAATACCTCCTTGGGCTTTCCAGAAAGGGGATCAAGTCCCGTTCTTTGGCAAGAAAGCTGGTTAGCCTCCGTCAGTTTTTTGATTATTGTATCGCCGAAAAATTTTTAAAGAAAAATCCGGCCGAGTCGATCCTCTTCCCCAAAATTGGCCGCCGCCTGCCGAACCTCCTCTCTTATCCGGAAATGGAGGAATTGCTGGCCCTCCCTCCCGATCAGAAAAAGGAGGGGATCCGGGACCGGGCCTTGCTGGAACTCCTCTACGCCTGCGGTCTCCGGATCTCCGAACTGGTCCACCTGAAAATGACCGACATCAATTTTGAAAAAGGGTATCTCATTGTTTTGGGAAAAGGGAATAAAGAGAGGCTTGTCCCGGTGGGACGGAAGGCACTGGATTCGGTTCGGCTCTACTTGGAACAGGTTCGTACCGGGTGGGCTAAGTGTAAGGGCGGTTCGCGAACCGCCCCTACGTCCCCGTACATTTTTCTTTCAAAAAGGGGAACAGGTTTGACCCGTCAGGCGGTTTGGCAGTCTTTGAGAAGGTATGCCCTGGTCAGTTCGATCCACAAAAAAGTTTCACCACACACCCTCCGCCACTCGTTTGCGACCCATCTGCTGGAAAGGGGGGCCGATCTCCGGGCGGTCCAGACCTTGCTCGGCCATGCCGATATCGCCACAACGGAGATCTACACCCATGTCAGCATGAAGCACCTCAAGGATCTCTACAAAAAGTTTCACCCACGGGCGTAA
- a CDS encoding thioredoxin family protein, whose translation MKRLQLFAALLFFLFTLPLFSLDDPFGWEVQQTNQEFSAVGEASFLIVFNVPPGHFLYKDKIEILFPEDSPVQLVRLQFPAAVFKHDKFSGKELEIYEGGVTVPAVIKRVKPGEEVKGLLRYQGCSGSFCFRQQEKLFLLHFRGDGFVKKGFFEGDFEALVKEKKILAGGLAFLGGVVTDFTPCVLPLIPITLAFIGIRKEKRLRRNFRLSLALVFGMAVVYALLGVLAASLGQGLGFLFQNVWILLIFTLLFFLMALSMLGLFEIQMPLFLRNRLAKTGGEGIFGSLLAGATLGFLAAPCVGPVIGSLLLYVTQTRDLVIGFLLLLAFGLGMGFPFLVVGTFFGTVRLFSWGPFGNWVKKILGLVLLIPAFYYGSVVFHQWNKSTSQLHETGLPWVLDAKAGFAQAKREERPLLLDFWATWCLPCLQMDRTLFADPEVREALKSFVLVKIDCTQETPQCREQTSRYQVVGWPTLLFFDSQGNWLKGKSLVGEQFDPKKFLRIVDEIHQIR comes from the coding sequence ATGAAACGGTTACAGTTATTTGCCGCTCTGCTGTTTTTTCTTTTCACTCTTCCCTTGTTCTCGCTGGATGACCCGTTTGGCTGGGAGGTCCAGCAGACGAACCAGGAGTTTTCGGCGGTTGGGGAAGCCTCTTTCCTGATCGTCTTTAATGTTCCACCGGGACACTTCCTTTACAAAGATAAAATAGAGATTTTATTTCCCGAAGACTCGCCTGTTCAACTGGTCCGGCTTCAATTTCCGGCGGCAGTTTTCAAGCACGACAAATTCTCAGGCAAGGAACTGGAGATCTACGAAGGGGGTGTCACCGTTCCGGCAGTTATCAAACGGGTGAAGCCCGGAGAAGAAGTCAAAGGACTCTTGAGGTATCAAGGTTGTTCCGGCTCCTTTTGCTTCCGGCAACAGGAGAAGCTGTTTCTGCTTCATTTTAGGGGGGACGGTTTTGTCAAAAAAGGTTTTTTTGAAGGTGATTTTGAAGCCCTTGTCAAAGAAAAGAAAATCTTGGCGGGAGGGTTGGCCTTCCTTGGCGGCGTGGTAACCGATTTTACCCCCTGCGTCCTGCCGCTCATTCCGATCACGCTCGCCTTCATCGGGATCCGAAAAGAAAAGAGGCTCCGCCGTAATTTTCGCTTGAGCCTCGCCCTGGTTTTCGGCATGGCGGTTGTCTATGCCCTGCTCGGGGTCCTGGCGGCGAGTCTCGGCCAGGGTCTCGGGTTTCTTTTTCAGAATGTCTGGATCCTCCTAATTTTTACCCTTCTCTTTTTCCTGATGGCCCTTTCGATGTTGGGCCTCTTTGAAATCCAGATGCCTCTCTTCCTGCGCAACCGTCTGGCCAAGACGGGAGGGGAGGGGATCTTCGGTTCACTCCTGGCTGGCGCGACGCTCGGGTTTCTGGCCGCCCCTTGTGTCGGACCTGTCATCGGGTCACTCCTTCTTTATGTGACGCAGACCCGGGATCTCGTCATCGGGTTCCTCCTCCTGCTCGCCTTCGGTCTCGGGATGGGCTTTCCGTTTCTGGTGGTTGGGACCTTCTTCGGGACGGTTCGTCTCTTTTCGTGGGGTCCGTTTGGAAACTGGGTCAAAAAAATTCTTGGCCTCGTTCTCCTGATCCCCGCCTTCTACTATGGTTCGGTCGTTTTTCATCAGTGGAACAAATCAACATCCCAACTCCACGAGACCGGTCTCCCCTGGGTTCTCGATGCCAAGGCCGGTTTCGCACAAGCCAAAAGGGAGGAAAGGCCGCTCCTCCTCGATTTTTGGGCGACCTGGTGCCTTCCTTGCCTCCAGATGGACAGGACACTCTTTGCCGATCCGGAGGTTCGTGAAGCGCTGAAATCTTTTGTCCTCGTCAAGATCGATTGCACCCAGGAAACCCCACAATGTCGTGAGCAGACCTCACGCTATCAAGTTGTCGGCTGGCCAACACTCCTTTTCTTTGACTCTCAGGGGAATTGGCTGAAAGGGAAGAGCCTCGTCGGCGAGCAGTTCGACCCGAAGAAGTTTTTAAGAATCGTTGACGAAATCCATCAGATACGGTAG
- a CDS encoding CDP-alcohol phosphatidyltransferase family protein yields MARFTVPNILCFVRIFLCPFFVVAAARGFWKEAFILFCIAAVTDMVDGSIARIFKQKSNLGAFLDPMADKILMASAFITLAILRLIPFWLALVVFLRDLMIVIGLIIFKAKRIKLVYKPTFLSKMATFFQIFALVFALAPRGLSFLENNSTEHLGFFIKGFPVMLGGAFFFTLVTGLQYYQIGLRILRTGSYEN; encoded by the coding sequence ATGGCTCGTTTTACGGTCCCCAATATCTTATGTTTTGTCAGGATTTTTCTCTGTCCCTTTTTTGTTGTGGCGGCGGCACGAGGGTTCTGGAAAGAGGCGTTTATCCTTTTCTGCATCGCGGCAGTGACCGATATGGTGGATGGTTCCATTGCCAGGATTTTCAAACAGAAGTCAAATCTGGGGGCCTTTCTGGACCCGATGGCGGATAAAATCCTGATGGCCTCGGCCTTTATCACGCTGGCGATCCTCCGCCTCATCCCTTTTTGGCTCGCCCTGGTCGTTTTCTTGCGCGACCTGATGATCGTGATTGGCCTCATTATTTTTAAGGCAAAACGAATCAAGCTCGTTTACAAACCGACCTTTCTTTCCAAGATGGCGACATTTTTCCAGATCTTTGCCCTCGTCTTCGCCCTCGCCCCTCGCGGACTCTCTTTTCTTGAAAACAACAGTACGGAACATCTCGGGTTTTTTATAAAAGGATTTCCGGTCATGCTGGGGGGGGCATTTTTCTTTACCCTGGTGACCGGGCTTCAGTATTATCAGATCGGCCTTAGAATTTTGAGGACGGGGTCTTATGAAAATTAG
- the queF gene encoding NADPH-dependent 7-cyano-7-deazaguanine reductase QueF gives MSTKPSKELETFPNPKPDRDYEIFFDCPEFTSLCPKTGQPDFATIRIRYIPDKLCIEMKSLKLYLWSFRNEGHFYEKATNRILDDLVQACQPRWMEVIGDFNVRGGMKGIVTATFGKKPT, from the coding sequence GTGTCCACTAAACCTTCCAAAGAATTGGAAACCTTCCCAAACCCAAAACCGGATCGGGACTATGAGATCTTTTTCGATTGCCCGGAATTCACCAGCCTTTGCCCCAAAACCGGTCAGCCTGATTTTGCAACAATCCGGATCCGCTATATCCCGGACAAACTCTGCATCGAAATGAAATCCCTCAAGCTCTACCTCTGGTCCTTTCGGAATGAAGGGCATTTCTACGAGAAGGCCACGAACCGGATCCTCGATGATCTCGTCCAGGCCTGCCAGCCGCGCTGGATGGAGGTGATTGGAGATTTCAATGTTCGGGGTGGAATGAAGGGGATTGTCACGGCGACGTTCGGAAAAAAACCTACCTGA
- the hflX gene encoding GTPase HflX, protein MLPAFSNPAEKAFLIGTYVNRHRKGEALGSLEELAHLARSAGASVIDKLSFELRQPSPATLIGEGRVEGLKPVFEEHRVDLVIFDQELNPTQNRNLEEAWGRKVIDRTGLILDIFARRARTKEGKIQVEMAQLSYLLPRLVGKGITLSRLAGGIGTRGPGETKLEIDRRRAREKIHRLSLELKKIRGHRGIHRGKREKVPIPLVALVGYTNAGKSTLMNRLTQAGVFVEDKLFATLDPTVRRLKLPSGRQVLLSDTVGFIRNLPHELILSFRATFEEAAVADLLLHVVDFSSPVWEGQQGTVEEVLEDFRLSKKPLLTVYNKIDLVSEREPPQEGVAVSAEQGTGLDRLLKVIEDRLSEGMTTTSFFFPHSAGRLLALLYKNGRILSVKHLKAGIRVKAAVGEKQFKQLALYRD, encoded by the coding sequence ATGTTGCCTGCCTTCAGTAATCCTGCCGAGAAGGCCTTTCTCATCGGAACTTATGTCAATCGCCATCGGAAAGGGGAGGCGTTAGGCTCGCTCGAGGAGCTGGCCCATCTGGCCCGGAGTGCCGGGGCCTCTGTTATCGACAAACTTTCTTTTGAGCTTCGGCAGCCGAGCCCGGCGACGCTGATTGGGGAGGGAAGGGTGGAGGGGTTGAAGCCGGTTTTTGAGGAACACCGGGTTGATTTGGTGATCTTTGACCAGGAGTTGAACCCGACGCAAAATCGGAATCTCGAAGAGGCCTGGGGGAGAAAGGTGATCGACAGGACCGGTCTGATCCTGGACATCTTTGCCCGGCGGGCCCGGACGAAGGAAGGGAAGATTCAGGTCGAGATGGCACAACTTTCCTACCTCCTTCCGAGGCTGGTGGGGAAGGGGATCACGCTTTCCCGTCTGGCTGGTGGTATCGGGACCCGGGGGCCGGGTGAAACGAAGCTGGAGATCGATCGCCGCCGCGCCCGTGAAAAGATCCATCGTTTATCCCTTGAATTAAAAAAAATCCGGGGGCATCGCGGGATCCACCGAGGGAAGAGGGAAAAGGTGCCGATCCCCCTTGTCGCCCTGGTGGGGTACACCAATGCCGGGAAATCGACCTTGATGAACCGGCTCACCCAGGCGGGAGTTTTTGTGGAAGATAAACTATTTGCCACGCTGGACCCGACCGTCCGACGCCTCAAACTCCCCTCCGGCCGACAGGTACTCCTCTCCGATACCGTCGGTTTCATCCGGAATCTCCCCCATGAACTAATCCTGTCGTTCCGCGCCACCTTTGAGGAGGCGGCCGTGGCGGATCTTCTCCTCCATGTCGTTGATTTTTCCAGTCCTGTCTGGGAGGGGCAGCAGGGAACAGTGGAGGAGGTTCTGGAGGATTTTCGGCTTTCCAAAAAGCCGCTCCTGACGGTTTATAACAAGATTGATCTTGTTTCGGAGAGAGAACCCCCTCAGGAAGGGGTGGCTGTCTCGGCAGAACAGGGAACGGGACTGGATCGTTTATTAAAAGTGATTGAAGACCGTCTTTCCGAGGGGATGACGACCACCTCATTTTTCTTTCCCCATTCAGCCGGTCGTCTGCTGGCGCTTCTTTATAAGAACGGGAGGATCTTGTCGGTTAAACATCTCAAGGCAGGGATTCGTGTCAAGGCGGCGGTCGGGGAGAAACAGTTCAAACAGTTGGCACTCTATCGTGATTAA